The following proteins are encoded in a genomic region of Glycine max cultivar Williams 82 chromosome 18, Glycine_max_v4.0, whole genome shotgun sequence:
- the LOC100785952 gene encoding cation efflux family protein: MEGNSGSDPARPLLANRDNNSAENGGQRSRLSRRISVSSLRASFTSKLPDKVRSGLDSESPFDVDLSSTTALSKGEKEYYERQFATLKSFDEVDSVESSDCIEESDEEQAQQERAMKISNYANVALLILKIYATVRSGSIAIAASTLDSLLDLMAGGILWFTHLSMKNINIYKYPIGKLRVQPVGIIIFAAIMATLGFQVLITAVQQLIQNSPAEMMTTEQLIWLYSIMIFATVVKLMLWLYCRSSGNKIVRAYADDHHFDVVTNMVGLVAAVLGDKYYWWIDPVGAILLAIYTITNWSHTVMENAVSLVGQSAPPEVLQKLTYLVIRHPRIKRVDTVRAYTFGVLYFVEVDIELPEDLPLKEAHAIGESLQIKLEKLPEVERAFVHLDFECDHKPEHSVLIKLPNNQP, encoded by the exons ATGGAAGGAAATTCGGGTTCGGATCCTGCGCGTCCTCTTCTGGCTAATCGTGACAATAACTCCGCCGAGAACGGTGGTCAGAGAAGCCGGCTCAGTCGCCGGATATCGGTTAGCTCGCTCAGAGCCTCTTTCACGTCCAAGCTTCCCGACAAGGTCCGTTCTGGCCTTGACTCCGAGTCTCCCTTCGACGTTGATCTCTCCTCCACCACCGCCTTAAGCAAAG GGGAGAAAGAGTACTATGAAAGACAATTTGCTACTCTCAAATCGTTTGATGAAGTGGACTCGGTGGAATCATCTGACTGCATTGAGGAAAGCGATGAGGAGCAAGCTCAGCAAGAAAGAGCAATGAAGATCTCTAATTATGCAAATGTAGCTCTGTTGATATTAAAG ATTTATGCCACTGTAAGGAGTGGGTCAATAGCTATTGCAGCATCAACTCTAGATTCTCTACTTGATCTAATGGCTGGTGGTATACTTTGGTTCACTCACCTCTCAATGAagaacataaatatttataaatacccAATTGGAAAGCTAAGAGTGCAGCCAGttggaataattatttttgcagCAATCATGGCAACACTTG GCTTTCAGGTATTAATCACAGCTGTACAACAACTAATACAAAACAGTCCTGCTGAAATGATGACCACTGAACAGTTAATATGGTTATACTCTATTATGATATTTGCAACAGTGGTGAAACTTATGCTCTGGCTTTACTGTAGAAGCTCAGGAAACAAGATTGTCCGAGCCTATGCAGAT GATCACCACTTTGATGTTGTAACAAACATGGTTGGACTAGTTGCCGCTGTTCTTGGTGATAAATATTACTGGTGGATTGACCCAGTTGGAGCTATTTTGCTTGCAATTTACACTATTACAAACTGGTCCCACACTGTCATGGAAAATGCAG TTTCACTGGTTGGACAATCTGCACCTCCCGAAGTTTTGCAGAAGCTGACATACCTCGTTATAAGGCACCCTCGAATCAAGCGCGTTGACACTGTCCGCGCATACACATTTGGGGTCCTATATTTTGTGGAG GTTGACATTGAACTGCCAGAAGATTTACCCTTAAAAGAAGCACACGCTATTGGAGAGAGCCTACAGATAAAGCTTGAGAAACTTCCAGAAGTTGAGCGGGCATTTGTTCATTTAGACTTCGAATGTGATCATAAACCAGAGCACTCAGTTCTCATCAAACTGCCCAACAATCAGCCTTGA
- the LOC100779884 gene encoding 60S ribosomal protein L10, producing the protein MGRRPARCYRQIKNKPYPKSRFCRGVPEPKIRIYDVGMKKKGVDEFPFCVHLVSWEKENVSSEALEAARIACNKYMAKFAGKDAFHLRVRVHPFHVLRINKMLSCAGADRLQTGMRGAFGKPQGTCARVNIGQVLLSVRCKDANSHHAQEALRRAKFKFPGRQKIILSRKWGFTKFSRSEYLKLKSENRIVPDGVNAKVLGCHGPLANREPGRAFLPATA; encoded by the exons ATGGGAAGAA GACCGGCGAGGTGTTACCGGCAGATAAAGAACAAACCGTACCCGAAATCCCGTTTCTGCCGCGGCGTGCCGGAGCCGAAGATCCGAATCTACGACGtgggaatgaagaagaaaggcgTGGACGAGTTCCCGTTCTGCGTGCACCTGGTCTCGTGGGAGAAGGAGAACGTCTCCAGCGAGGCTTTGGAGGCGGCGCGCATCGCATGCAACAAGTACATGGCCAAGTTCGCCGGAAAAGATGCCTTCCACCTGCGCGTGAGGGTGCATCCCTTCCACGTGCTCCGCATCAACAAGATGCTATCGTGCGCCGGGGCCGACAGGCTCCAGACCGGCATGAGGGGCGCCTTTGGGAAGCCGCAGGGGACGTGCGCTAGGGTTAACATTGGTCAGGTGCTGCTCTCGGTGAGGTGTAAGGATGCTAACAGTCACCATGCTCAGGAGGCTCTTCGTAGGGCCAAGTTCAAGTTCCCCGGCCGCCAGAAGATCATTCTTAGCAGAAAATG GGGATTTACAAAGTTCAGTCGAAGTGAGTATTTGAAGTTGAAGTCTGAGAACAGAATTGTGCCGGATGGGGTCAATGCCAAG GTTCTTGGGTGTCACGGACCTTTGGCAAATCGTGAGCCTGGAAGAGCTTTCTTACCAGCTACTGCTTAG